In Nitrospira sp., the genomic stretch GCCAGATCGATCAGCATCCCCTCCCGCAACCCTAAATCACTCACCAATACGCTCGACGTTCCCAGCGTCTCCATCACCGTCCGGATGATGATCGCCCGGCAGCGATGCAAAAACCTTAGAACCTAAACTAACAGAACTAGCGCGCATCCTGGGCACAGCGGAAGCCAAGGAGGTAGCGTTTCCCATAAGTCCCGCTGACTTCCCCCGTCCGGTTCCAGATCTTCAAACCAAGCCCTGGTGTATGTGTATTGCTCAACCACGAGCCCCCACGAAGCTTTCTTCCTTCCACCCATTCCCACGCATTCCCCGCCATATTGTAGATGCCGTACGGACTTCGACCACTCACATAGTCATTAACCGGCTTGAGCTTTTCCGCATAGACGTTACAAAAAATGAGGCAGAATTGCCCCCCGTAGTTGGCCAAATATTTTGCGGGTTCCGTGTTCCCCCAAGGATATGTTCGTCCATCCGTGCCCCGCGCAGCCTTTTCCCATTCCTGTTCGGCTGGAAGCCGCTTGTCATAGTAATGGCAATACGCCTCAGCGTCCGCATACTCCACCTCAATGACTGGCAGCATCCCATGCCCGTCAAGGCTAACATCACCCCAGTGCTCAGGTTTACTATGACCAGTCGCCTCCATAAACGCGGCGTAACCCTTGGTTGTTACCTCGAACGCATCTAAGTAAAAGCTAGGCAGTGACAATTTCTGATTGTCTTCCCCATAAAGGAACTCGCCCTCTGGAACCAATATCATTGGGGCCCCATCATTGCCATTAACTCTAACGGCCAGGATCGGCATTCCCCCCTTCATTTGCTCAAGCATGAGTCTGGCTCGATCACGTTGCTCCTGCTCAACAGTTTCCCGCGTCAGGCGCTCAGCCTCTGCACGTTCAACTTCAAGCTGAGCTTGGGCATTCTCCCTGGCTTCCCGCTCCCTCTCTTCTTCATGAAACCGGATTACCCGTTCACTCGCGGCTTGTGCTTCCGCCATTTCTTTCTGGCGCTGGAGGCGCTGTTGCTCAGCAGCCACCTGTGCCTTTCGCGCACGCTCTTCCTGTTCCAAGCGAAGTACTCGCTCACGGGCCTCCTGGTCGGTCCGACGTACCTCTGCTAAGGCTCTACGTTCATCATCCAAGGCTCGCCGCTCTGCTTCCAAGGCACGGCGCTCCGCTTCAAGAGCACGATGTTCTGCGCCAATCTTTTCGGAGTGGCACTCCAGCAGGAAGGTGAACTGCTTTGCTACTGCCCCAATCTCCGCAGACTCCAATTTCTTCCCTGAAGCAGCTGTTTCATAGCCAACACCGTGGGAGTCAAGAAATGCCTTGGCCACGGCACCATTAATGGCAAAGTTAATATTCTGTGGAATGTCCCCTGTTACTTTGGCAACCTTCAAGGCGTCCAACTTGCTCACCACAACACCTACGATCTGGCCGCTCTGATCGAAGACGGGGCCACCGCTATTGCCAGGCTGAACAGGAGCGGTCATTTGAAGGAAGCGCGTATCGTTTCCTAGCCCAGCCAGGGCGCTCACCGTTCCCGTCGTTATATTGGCTTCAGAGGCCAGCACCCCATGTAAGGGGAAGCCGACCAAGACCACACTGTCCCCTGCCCGAATATTCCGTCCTTCACGAAAGTGGGCAATGCTCGGCATGATGCCAGGCAGTTTGAGGACGGCGAGATCATTCCTCGTATCGGTCCCAATCACGGTTGCTTCCTTCTGGATACCTTCTACAGTAGCTCGAATTGAAGCGCATCCCTCCACCACATGATGGTTGGTCAAGATATGCCCTTGGCGACTGACGACAAAGCCGGTCCCGCTTGATTGCGGACTATCGTCAGCGGCG encodes the following:
- a CDS encoding SUMF1/EgtB/PvdO family nonheme iron enzyme yields the protein MHRIILTLVLLFGSSTTVNAAAADDSPQSSGTGFVVSRQGHILTNHHVVEGCASIRATVEGIQKEATVIGTDTRNDLAVLKLPGIMPSIAHFREGRNIRAGDSVVLVGFPLHGVLASEANITTGTVSALAGLGNDTRFLQMTAPVQPGNSGGPVFDQSGQIVGVVVSKLDALKVAKVTGDIPQNINFAINGAVAKAFLDSHGVGYETAASGKKLESAEIGAVAKQFTFLLECHSEKIGAEHRALEAERRALEAERRALDDERRALAEVRRTDQEARERVLRLEQEERARKAQVAAEQQRLQRQKEMAEAQAASERVIRFHEEEREREARENAQAQLEVERAEAERLTRETVEQEQRDRARLMLEQMKGGMPILAVRVNGNDGAPMILVPEGEFLYGEDNQKLSLPSFYLDAFEVTTKGYAAFMEATGHSKPEHWGDVSLDGHGMLPVIEVEYADAEAYCHYYDKRLPAEQEWEKAARGTDGRTYPWGNTEPAKYLANYGGQFCLIFCNVYAEKLKPVNDYVSGRSPYGIYNMAGNAWEWVEGRKLRGGSWLSNTHTPGLGLKIWNRTGEVSGTYGKRYLLGFRCAQDAR